The following DNA comes from Cytophagales bacterium.
CTGCATTCCATGGGCGTCAAGTTGCTCCGGACTTACAACACCCAACAGTTTGCGCAGGCGAGCAATTTGCTCAAGGCCATTCGGGAAGTCAAGGATGAAGATCCAAACTTCGAGATGTATGTCATGCTCGGTGCCTGGATCGATTGTCAGGGAGCCTGGACCGGTGACACGGATCACGAAAAAGAAAGCCTTGCCAATAATGAGGCGGAAATCGCCGCGGCTGTGGCCATGGCCAATGAATATCCTGATATCGTCAAAGCCATTGCCGTTGGTAATGAAGCCATGATCCATTGGGCTTCTTCTTACTATGTAGTTCCTGGGATCATTTTGAAATGGGTCAATCACCTACAAGGCCTTAAATCAGAAGGCAAACTTCCTAATGGCGTCTGGATCACCAGCTCCGATAATTACGAATCATGGGGTGGTGGCGGAAAAAGCTATCACCTGGATGACCTGGACAAATTGATCAAAGCAGTAGATTTCGTATCTCTACATACCTATCCCTACCACGAAACACATTTCAATCCTGGATTTTGGCTAAGCCCTGAATCTGAGGATGGCTTGTCTGATATCGAGCGAATCAACAAGGCCATGGCACGTTCTATAGAATTTGCCAAGGGCCAATTTGAAAGCGCGGCTGCCTATGTTCGAAACATTGATCCTAACAAACCGATCCACATTGGAGAAACCGGATGGGCAACCATTTCCAGTGAACATTACGGAGATGATGGTACCAAAGCCTCAGATCAGTATAAAGAAAAGCTTTATCACGATATGCTTCGCGAATGGACAGAAAAAGAAGGCATTGCCTGTTTCTACTTCGAAGCATTTGATGAGCAATGGAAAGACGATGACGATCCTGACGGTTCTGAAAACCACTTTGGACTGATCAACCTTAAAGGCGAAGCCAAATATGCTCTTTGGGATATGGTAGATGCCGGCGTATTCAAAGGTTTGACCAGAAATGGTTATGAGATCACAAAGACATTGGGCGGGGATGAAGAAGCCTTACTTTCTTCTTTACTTACCCCTCCAAGCATCAATGATGGCGGCGGGTTCCAGCTTCCAGGCATGAATGAATCCCGCAATCCGGGAGAAGTCATCACCGAAAAAACCCTGGTCATGGTTCCAAAAGACATGGATGCTCCCTTGGCTGCTGATGCGACTTATCCAAGTACAATCTTCCGAATCACTTCCTGGGAAGGCTCATGCCACCTGGAATTGACGGAAAATGGCCATTTGGATATCGTCACCGGTACAGGTGACTGGTGGGGTGGCGCCATGGAAATTACAGGACCTAATGGTGAAAACCTGACCGCATTCGAAAATGGCACCCTGAACTTTGATATCAAAGGAGACACGAAAGCGTCTTTCGAGTTGGGATTTCAAACCGGGGCTTTTGCTGACGGAGATCAAGTCAATCATTCCATTTTCTTCTCGGCAGATGACTCAAATTACCAGTTGAGTGACTCATGGAAAAGCTATTCTATTCCATTGAAGACACTCTCCGAACAGAACATGTTCACCAATGTGCGATCACTTTTCTTCGTAAGAGGTGCTAAAAATTTCGACGGAAAAAAGATCGAATTGCGCAACATTCGATACGAACAATAAGCAAAAAGCAATACTCTAATACCTTTTCACTTAGCAGGTAAACCTATGTCTGAAACTATTTTTGTTGGACAAACCCCTCTGAAACCAGGGACCGGTCAAGTCGCAGGGAGTTATGAAACACTGGATGGCCAGGGGTTTTATAAGATCAGCAACTATGACCTGATACCTCCGTTTTTCATGACTATCGTGAGTGACTCCAATCATTGGATGTTTATCAGTAGCAATGGAGGACTCAGCGCCGGACGGCAAAATTCAGAGCACTCGTTGTTTCCTTATTATACGGATGACAAGATCACGGATTCCGCAGATCAAACAGGAAGTAAATCCATCTTCCTGGTAAGCAAGTCAGGTAAAAAATATTTGTGGGAGCCCTTCTCAAAGCAATTTGATGGGGTATATGCTTCCGAAAGGAACTTGTACAAACATCCGACAGGTAATCAGATCATGTTTGAGGAGATCAACCATGATTTAGGATTGACCTTCCGTTACGGCTGGAAATACGCTGAAAATTACGGTTTCATCAAGGAATCTTACCTGACCAATCAAACAGAGGACTGTTCGGTAGAAATCCTGGATGGCATCCAAAATATCTTGCCTTATGGCGTAGAGCCTGATACGCAGGTAAAGTCCAGTAACCTGGTTGATGCTTACAAGAAAAACGAACTGGAAGTAGCAACGCAATTGGGTATGTTCATGCTCAGTGCTGTGATCGTGGACAAGCCAGTTCCCAGTGAAGCATTGAAAACCACTACGGTCTGGCATACCGGGCTCTCGGACACAAAAATGCTCTTGTGTGCTGATCAATTAGACAACTTCCGAACAGGAAAGGGTGTTCACCAGGAAGTCGACATCAGAGCCAGAAGAGGTGCTTACTTCGTAAACGCCAACATCTCATTAGGCAAGGGTGGAGAACAAACCTGGCACCTGGTAGCAGAAGTAGAGCAAGGACCTTCAGAAGTGGCCGCATTGATCAGGTACCTGAAAGATCAGGGACAAGACAAAGCACAAGCCCTTCAGGCAGATGTAGCAAAAGGCACCAATCACTTACTAAATCTGATCGGAAAGGCGGATGGGCTGCAATTGAGTGCTGACCAACTAACCGCCAGCCGACACTTATCCAATGTACTGTTCAACATCATGCGTGGTGGTCAGTTCGAAGACCAGTACGATGTGGAGTTGGCAGATTACAAAGATTTTCTGCGCGGTGCAAATCAAGGTGTTTACGAAACATACGCAACAGCTATCGATGCATTGGCTGCGCGATTGTCTTACATTGATCTGCTTGATTTTGCGAAAAAACAAAAGAATGCTGACCTCTCTCGTTTGACGTATGAGTACATGCCTTTGACATTTAGCCGCAGACATGGCGATCCAAGTCGACCATGGAACCGGTTCTCCATAGACACGGTAAAAGAAGACGGCACAAAAAACCGGAGTTATGAAGGCAACTGGCGTGATATTTTCCAGAACTGGGAAGCACTGGCACTATCCTATCCGGAATACCTGATCTCTATGATCTCCAAGTTCGTCAATGCGTCCACCATTGATGGATACAATCCTTATAGGATCACTCGAAATGGCATTGACTGGGAGAAAATTGAGCCGGATGATCCATGGTCATTTATTGGATACTGGGGCGACCACCAAATCATTTACTTACAGAAGCTACTGGAAGCCAGCAACAATCATCATCCAGGGTTACTGAAAAACTTATTGGCCGCAGAGGAATTTTGCTATGCCAACGTACCCTATCGCATCAAGTCATATGCTGATATCGTACGCAATCCGCAGGACACCATCGATTTTGACGATGAAGTAGATGCGCTTACCGAAGAAAGGTTCCAGGTATTGGGATCAGATGGCAAGCTAATTTGGGGCAAAGACGGTAAAGTATTGAAGGTCAATTTGCTTGAAAAGCTGTTGGTTACTTTGCTTGCGAAACTGAGCAATTTTATCCCTGATGCAGGAATTTGGTTGAATACGCAGCGGCCCGAGTGGAACGATGCCAACAATGCCCTTGTAGGGAATGGCGTATCCATGGTCACCGTTTACTACATCCGCAGATATGTGGCTTTTCTGTTGCCATTGATGGAGGAATTGGATGGCGACTCCCAAATAAGTGAAGAAGTAGCTGAATTGCTTTCGTCTATTCACACAACTTTCGGAAAATATGAAGGTCATTTGGCCACCGGCATCGATAACACAATCAGACGAAGCTTTGTGGATGAATTGGGCATCGCCGGTGAAACGTATCGCAACAAAGCTTACGCTGGATTCAGCGAAAGGAAGCGCAGCGTTTCCAAAGGTGACCTGACCGATCTCCTTCAAAAATCATTGACTTACATTGATCAGACGATCAGGAATAACAAGCGTGAAGACAACCTGTACCATGCCTACAACCTGGTTAAACTTGGTGAGGGTACCATCAGCATTGATTATCTCTACGAGATGCTGGAAGGACAGGTCGCGGTGCTGAGCGCAGGATCGCTGGGTGCAGAAGAAGCACTTCAGGTGATGTATGCGTTGAAAAACAGCAAGATTTATCGAGAAGATCAATACAGCTACATGCTGTATCCGGATCGTCAACTTCCAAGATTCCTTGAGAAGAACAATATTCCGGCTGATTTTGCAGAAAACTCGGCTTTATTCAGTGCACTGGCAGCAGCTGGCAATGTCCAATTGATCAACAAGGATTTAAATGGAAACTTCCACTTCAATGGGGCTTTCAACAATGCGGCGAGCGTAGCAGAAGGTCTGAATGCACTGGAATCAAACGAAGCATTCGCAAGTTTGGTGAAAGCCGAACGTCAGGGCGTGCTGGACATCTTCGAAAAGATGTTCAATCACTATGCATTCACAGGAAGATCGGGGACCTTCTACGGATACGAAGGCCTGGGCAGCATCTATTGGCACATGGTGAGCAAGCTGGTACTGGCCATCGCTGAGAATTTCCACAACGCCAAAAGAGATGGCGTGCAGTGGGAAATATTGGGACAATTGATGGAATTCTACTATTCCACCCGTGCAGGGATCGGCCTGAATAAATCCCCGGATCTGTATGGCGCCTTCCCTACTGATCCATATTCGCATACGCCTGGCAACAAAGGCGCTCAACAGCCTGGCATGACGGGTCAGGTGAAAGAAGATGTGATCAACCGATGGTTTGAACTGGGTGTACTGGTACATGGAGGTAAGATCCACTTTGAGTCAGGACTTTTGAGAGACAATGAATTCCTGGAGGCATCCACCAACTTCGACTATTACGATTTGGAGGATATCCTTCAAAGTGTGGCGCTCGACGCAGGAACTTTAGGATTTACTTACTGTCAGGTGCCTTTTGTATATCACAAGGATGGCGAGCAAAAAGTGAGCCTCGCTTTCAGTGACGGAAGCACACAGGAAATCGCAGGACTAGAACTGTCAGCAGAGATCAGCCAGGAGATCTTCCAGCGAACAGGAAAAGTGACACAAGTCACCGTATCAGGGATCAGACCCTGATCTATCTTTTCATAAAACACTTATAGAGGCTGCTTTGCTATTGAGTGAAGTAGCCTCTTTTGTTTAGTTTATAAAACTGTTTCAAAGGGCAATATCCATTCACCCCCCCCTCTCCGATACTATGAAGTTAAGCCCACAAGAATTATAACCGTCATTCCGATGGCACCACAGTGGTGGACCGTGGGCCACTGGCGAATGCCGGAATCTCAAACTTAGCTCACAGAAATAATGATTGAGATTCCCTGGTCGGGCACCCCGCCTACGCGGGAATGACGCTTAACTTAATAGCATTGCGCTCCTTTCAAAAGGAGAGAATTTCATGTCTGATGAATCATCGATATCCAAAGATTATATCATTTTCAAAAAAGAGTTGCCTGGTATGGAATGAAAAGCTATTTTCGATTCATTACGACACATGGAAACCTCTTCTAAACACACACTTCTATTTTCAGTTATTGCTGCGGTACTGGGCCTGTTCCTCTCTTTCCTATGGATATTCAACGGCTTTAAATCTTCTACAGACTTACCCAAAACCGTACCCATCATGGAAACCAAAGATGGGAAGACTAAAAGATTGGGAGCCCTGAAATTTGAGTCGGGAATCAAAAAGGAAATTGCTTCTGCTTCGGAGAAGATCAAATCCGCAGAAATCTCAAGAACTGAATCGCTGCACACGGAAAACTTACTTTTCCATTACAATCCCTATCTACTGATTTGGGGACTCACAATCGTCATCCTGACCGGTCTGGCATCAGGTGCCATCCCATTGGTTCGAGATCGAATATTAAACATCCATAAGGTGTTCAAAATCCATTGGAGTGTACTGGCCATCATGGTCGGTGGGGTTGCCTTTGTAGGTTTCATCATGTATAAGACCATGGCCCTGCCCAGCTATTTGAGCTATTACACCTTCTGGACACCTTTCGCAGATGTTATTTTTGAGGATCATTCGACCATGAAATGGGTTGCCCGAGGCATTTTGGCCCTCGCACTTCCTTCATTATTAGGAATTGCTTTGCTTTTCAGAGCCGGACAAAAACTTCAAAACAGCCTTACAGACAATCTACCAGAAGCCAAAAAAACGTTCCTCAAAAAATATCAAGAGTTGCGAAGTGCACTCTCCTTTTTCCTGATCATTCTGACCATGCTGATCACCTTAACTGTCATTGCAACAGGCGCTTTCCGGAAGGCACTATTAACTGCTGTTGTGGTAGAGGGCCTCGATATTGCTCCGGTGGAGTTTGTCTACTTGTATGGCTTGTTTTTTACCGTTTTCCTCGCGTTGTTCTACACGCCAGTTTACCTGCAATTGTTGGACCTGAAGCAACGAACCAAATCTGTCAAAGATCTTCGTGAGTTTCAGGAAAGCGACACCTTCAAAGTCACCAATTGGGAAACGATCAAAATCCTGGCTTCTCTACTGGCTCCACTCTTATCGAGTATCCTTCCCGGTTTCTTAAGTTAAGCTGATAACCAAGAGACTCGGAATGGAACCATAGAAGTTTTAACTTCACCTCCATGAAATACCTTCCTGTTTTATGTGTGGCCCTTTTGGTCATTCACTGCACCCCAAAAGAGGAAGCCCCCATGAACATCCTGCTAATCGTCGCAGATGACCTGGGCTACACTGATCTCGGGTGCTTTGGTAGCGAAATCCGAACGCCAAACCTCGATGCTTTGGCCACGGAAGGGATTCGATTTACGGATTTTCACACAGCAGCCACTTGCTCTCCTACCCGTGCCATGTTGTTAACAGGGGTCACCACGCACAAAAATGGTTATGGCACCATGGAAGGAGATCTGGCAGAGAATCAGGTCGGATTACGAGGCTATGAAACGCATTTGAACTGGGACGTAGTAACATTCCCGAGCTTGCTACGTGATCAAGGCTACCACACATCGATTGCCGGGAAATGGCACCAGGCCTTCCCTCCTGACGATGCCAGTCTCTGGGCCGATAAACGCGGGTTTGATCGTTCCTTTTGCATGAATCAGGGTGGTGCAGGGCACTTCGATGACAAACAAAAACTTTTCGGATTTCAGGATCGGGCCATTTATGTGGAAGACGGGAAAGAAATTGATCAATTACCCACAGGATTTTACTCCAGCGAATATTACGCGAGCAAAGTGATCAGCTACATCAATGAAAGCCAGGAACTCGGAAAACCTTTCTTTAGCTTCTTGTCCTTTACCGCCCCTCATTGGCCGTTACAAGTTCCGGATCAGTATGCAGTCCTGTATCAAGGCGTTTATGATGAAGGATATGAAGTGTTGGCTGCTACACGTCTGGAACGGGCAAAAACAAAAGGTGTCGTACCTAAAAACACGAAACTTCCCGCATTCCCGCATTTGGTAGCAGCCTGGGATGCGCTCTCAGTAGAAGAGAAAAAAGAACGGTCCAAAACCATGGAAATCTACGCGGCCATGATCGAACGACTAGACCATCATGTGGGTCGTGTGATTGATCACTTGAAAAAGGAAGGGCTGTACGAAAACACGCTGATTGTCTTCATGGCTGACAATGGCGCCGAAGGCAATGATGTTTTTACTATCAAAGGAACTGAAGAATGGGTCGCTGAGAATTGGGACAACAGTTTTGACAACATGGGGCGAAAAGGCTCCTACATCCAACAAGGCAGGGACTGGGCTTTGGTATCCAGTATGCCGTACAAATATTACAAGGCCTTTGCCAGTGAAGGCGGGGTACGCACGCCTATGATCGTTCGTCATCCCAGGCAATCAACAAAAACAGGAAAAATCGAACATCAATATCTCTCTGTGATGGACCTGGCACCTACATTCCTGGAAGCCGCTGGAGCAGCTTTTCCTATTGATAATACCTATCAGGGAAGAGAAGTTTTTCCAATAGAAGGCGCTTCAATGGGGTCATTTTTAACTAACAAAACAGCGCTTGTTCACCCTGCAGAGAAGGCGCACGTATGGGAGCTTTACGGCCGAATTGGCGTGAGAAAAGGGCAATGGAAAGGCCTGAAACTGGAGCCACCTTTTGGAACCGGTGATTGGGAATTGTATGATCTGTCTACAGACATTGGAGAGCAAAACGATGTAGCAGCCAGCAATCCGGAACTCGTTGCAGAAATGGAAAAACATTGGCAGGCTTACGCAAAAGAAAACAACGTGGTACTACCTGAAAACTTTATTCCTTATGGCTATTTGCCGGATAAATAGTTGAAATTATGGCCATGGTTGAAAAGCTCGAACCGGAAATCAATAAAGTCTACTTCATCAATCAGTATACGCTGATCCATATCCTGTCTGGTACAGGTGCCATAGAAGTAGATTTCAAGCATTACCTGGATTGGGAAGACAAAGCCATCTACCTGGAAAAAGGCCAGTACATCCGCTTTCGTTCCGACGATTTTGTGGTTCGAAAAATTGAATTCCCTACGGAACAATTATTCCGAAATAAAGACTTCAGGGTATTATTCAAACACCTTATTTCTTTGGGCTACATCCATTTCGATGAATGCAGCGATTGTAAGAAATACCTGAATGAAAGTGTATTTCATGACCAATTGGATGCCATCGTGGATGTATCCTCCGAACAGTGGTTTTGGCAAAATCCTTTTGGAGCAAACCGCGAAGAATATCAGGTGATCTTTGATATCAAGGACTTGATTGATGCGGAATTCTCCAATCATCTGACGAGTTCCGAAGTGGTGGACATGATCAACCAGCAAGGCTACAATGCCAATGCCCTGGTGCGAGAAAGAGTAGGGTTGTCCATCAAAAACCTGATGTCTCGAAAACAGCTGGTAGAAAGCCAAAAAGAGATTGCTTTCACAGACAAAAACATCCAGGAAATTGCTTTTGAATTGGGGTACTCCGATCCCGCTTATTTCAATCGCTCTTTCAAGAAAGCAACAGGTCAAAGTCCTGTCGAGTATCGCAAAAACTACGATTTTGAACACAAGGATTTATTCATTCAGTACTTGCTCGAGTTGATAAAAACATTCCATACTCAGGAGCGATCACTGGAATTCTACGCCGATCAGATGAACCTATCGGTGAAAACACTTTCCAGAAAAGTAAGTCAAAAAATGAACCTGACCCTGGGAGCCATCATCCGGAATGAAGTGCTCGAAACAGCTAAAAGATCCTTGCTTCAAGGAGCTTCTGTCAAAGAAGTAGCCTTTCAATTGAAATTCGAAGAACCCAATCATTTTACCGCATTTTTTAAGCATTACGCTGGCAATACTCCCAGCGAATTTCTCGCTAAAAAGTACAATTCATAGTCCTTTTTTTGTAGCCTTTAGGCTGTTCCAGCGCTTCACTTTTGCATCATCATCATTTGCAAAAAATAAGCACATGGATATTTCAACTCAAGTTCAAAAAATGGATGCATTGGTTGCTCAAGGAGCCATCGTCGATGCAGTTCAAAGCTATTTTGCTTCAGAGGCACAGACCTCAGATTACAACAATGTAACCACTACTTCTAAAGACCAAATGGTCGCCAAAATGGAAGGTTTTGTAGACAGCATTGCCAACGTCAATGGTATCACTCATCACCTTACACTGATTGATGGAAATGCAAGCGCTTCAGAATTCACATTTGATTTTGACATGACGGATGGAAGCAAGATCCATTGGCACGAAATCATCAGACGAATTTGGAACGAAAACGGCGAGGTGATCGCAGAAGAATACTTTAACGCAGGCTAATTAATCAATCAAGAAATTTAAACACAATGAAAAAAATAACCACATTCACCCTGGCATTGGCTTTCACAGTGATCGTCTTTGGTCAGGATAAATTAGCAAATAATATTGATGACAGTCACATTGCTCTGCAGGGTTACAGCCCCGTTTCTTACCTTGATTTGGGCATTGCTCAAAAGGGAGTAAAGGAACACAAGGCCACTCACAAGGGGATC
Coding sequences within:
- a CDS encoding glycosyl hydrolase family 17 protein — protein: MQKLSALIFIVLLCACGGAEKNPETLKPASEIFGKPEYRAISFGGYREKSREQVPSVENLKEDIRILHSMGVKLLRTYNTQQFAQASNLLKAIREVKDEDPNFEMYVMLGAWIDCQGAWTGDTDHEKESLANNEAEIAAAVAMANEYPDIVKAIAVGNEAMIHWASSYYVVPGIILKWVNHLQGLKSEGKLPNGVWITSSDNYESWGGGGKSYHLDDLDKLIKAVDFVSLHTYPYHETHFNPGFWLSPESEDGLSDIERINKAMARSIEFAKGQFESAAAYVRNIDPNKPIHIGETGWATISSEHYGDDGTKASDQYKEKLYHDMLREWTEKEGIACFYFEAFDEQWKDDDDPDGSENHFGLINLKGEAKYALWDMVDAGVFKGLTRNGYEITKTLGGDEEALLSSLLTPPSINDGGGFQLPGMNESRNPGEVITEKTLVMVPKDMDAPLAADATYPSTIFRITSWEGSCHLELTENGHLDIVTGTGDWWGGAMEITGPNGENLTAFENGTLNFDIKGDTKASFELGFQTGAFADGDQVNHSIFFSADDSNYQLSDSWKSYSIPLKTLSEQNMFTNVRSLFFVRGAKNFDGKKIELRNIRYEQ
- a CDS encoding arylsulfatase, encoding MKYLPVLCVALLVIHCTPKEEAPMNILLIVADDLGYTDLGCFGSEIRTPNLDALATEGIRFTDFHTAATCSPTRAMLLTGVTTHKNGYGTMEGDLAENQVGLRGYETHLNWDVVTFPSLLRDQGYHTSIAGKWHQAFPPDDASLWADKRGFDRSFCMNQGGAGHFDDKQKLFGFQDRAIYVEDGKEIDQLPTGFYSSEYYASKVISYINESQELGKPFFSFLSFTAPHWPLQVPDQYAVLYQGVYDEGYEVLAATRLERAKTKGVVPKNTKLPAFPHLVAAWDALSVEEKKERSKTMEIYAAMIERLDHHVGRVIDHLKKEGLYENTLIVFMADNGAEGNDVFTIKGTEEWVAENWDNSFDNMGRKGSYIQQGRDWALVSSMPYKYYKAFASEGGVRTPMIVRHPRQSTKTGKIEHQYLSVMDLAPTFLEAAGAAFPIDNTYQGREVFPIEGASMGSFLTNKTALVHPAEKAHVWELYGRIGVRKGQWKGLKLEPPFGTGDWELYDLSTDIGEQNDVAASNPELVAEMEKHWQAYAKENNVVLPENFIPYGYLPDK
- a CDS encoding AraC family transcriptional regulator, which produces MVEKLEPEINKVYFINQYTLIHILSGTGAIEVDFKHYLDWEDKAIYLEKGQYIRFRSDDFVVRKIEFPTEQLFRNKDFRVLFKHLISLGYIHFDECSDCKKYLNESVFHDQLDAIVDVSSEQWFWQNPFGANREEYQVIFDIKDLIDAEFSNHLTSSEVVDMINQQGYNANALVRERVGLSIKNLMSRKQLVESQKEIAFTDKNIQEIAFELGYSDPAYFNRSFKKATGQSPVEYRKNYDFEHKDLFIQYLLELIKTFHTQERSLEFYADQMNLSVKTLSRKVSQKMNLTLGAIIRNEVLETAKRSLLQGASVKEVAFQLKFEEPNHFTAFFKHYAGNTPSEFLAKKYNS